In Syngnathus scovelli strain Florida chromosome 11, RoL_Ssco_1.2, whole genome shotgun sequence, one DNA window encodes the following:
- the c11h1orf50 gene encoding uncharacterized protein C1orf50 homolog, whose amino-acid sequence MDGTVKLPTPQLDKTTKVTLVESSTSPGGLELVSSYQTTRMGDTMDLVALATQLQKGDEFIKANACNKLSVIADQIRYLQERARKVLEEAKRDAELHHAACNLVKKAGNMYYLYQRPSGQKYFSIISPAEWGPGCPHQFVGAFKLQHDMSWTPEGDVQERDTEIAIMDKLLSQQTALAPGVEPNFKGLSN is encoded by the exons ATGGATGGAACTGTCAAGCTCCCGACGCCGCAGCTCGACAAAACAACGAAAG TGACTCTGGTGGAGAGCAGCACCTCTCCTGGTGGACTGGAACTTGTCAGCTCTTACCAGACCACTCGAATGGGGGACACGATGGATCTTGTTGCTTTAGCAACACAGCTGCAGAAG GGAGACGAGTTCATAAAAGCCAATGCTTGCAACAAACTGTCTGTGATTGCTGACCAGATCAGATATCTACAAGAACGAGCAAGGAAG GTCTTAGAAGAAGCAAAAAGAGATGCTGAgctccaccatgctgcctgTAACCTGGTGAAAAAAGCCGGCAACATGTATTACCTGTATCAGCGGCCATctggacaaaaatatttttccatcatTTCTCCTGCG GAATGGGGCCCAGGTTGTCCTCATCAGTTTGTCGGTGCATTCAAACTTCAACATGACATGTCCTGGACTCCCGAGGGCGATGTGCAGGAAAGAGACACGGAGATAGCCATCATGGACAAGTTACTTAGCCAGCAGACCGCTTTAGCACCTGGCGTGGAACCGAATTTCAAGGGACTCTCAAATTAG
- the barx1 gene encoding homeobox protein BarH-like 1, whose translation MQQQQQQPHPLDLGALYCPRKVQGTPHRYRSFMIEEILTDHPEHKVAAPTRELLKFGVHALLSTRAFRNQMALKADRTNVVKFPLAPLPCPLLSAAAADLHVGLPSRHLPLEPHLRAKLDHESDGASKSKKGRRSRTVFTELQLMGLEKRFEKQKYLSTPDRLDLAESLGLSQLQVKTWYQNRRMKWKKIVLQGGGLESPTKPKGRPKKHSIPSSQQLSEQKRSNSATQGHFEGSSSHFTNTKMD comes from the exons atgcagcagcagcagcagcaaccgcATCCTTTGGACCTCGGGGCACTTTACTGTCCTCGGAAAGTTCAGGGGACGCCGCATCGCTATCGCAGCTTCATGATCGAGGAGATCCTCACCGATCATCCCGAACACAAAGTTGCGGCGCCGACGAGAGAGCTTCTCAAATTCGGAGTACACGCGCTCCTTTCCACTCGTGCGTTCCGTAACCAAATGG CGTTAAAGGCTGACCGGACGAACGTGGTGAAGTTCCCCTTGGCCCCGCTGCCGTGCCCGCTCCTATCGGCTGCCGCCGCAGATCTGCACGTCGGCCTGCCTTCACGCCATTTGCCTCTTGAGCCTCACCTCCGGGCAAAATTGGACCACGAATCCGACGGAGCCAGCAAAAGCAAGAAGGGCCGCCGAAGCCGAACCGTGTTCACTGAACTACAGTTGATGGGTCTAGAAAAACGCTTCGAGAAGCAGAAATATCTTTCTACTCCTGACAG ATTAGACCTCGCCGAGTCGCTGGGTCTCAGTCAACTCCAAGTCAAAACATGGTACCAGAACAGAAggatgaaatggaaaaaaatt GTGCTGCAGGGGGGGGGACTGGAGTCACCCACCAAACCAAAAGGCCGTCCAAAGAAGCATTCCATCCCGAGCAGTCAGCAACTCTCTGAGCAAAAAAGATCCAATTCTGCCACCCAAGGCCATTTCGAAGGCTCCAGCTCCCATTTCACGAACACTAAAATGGATTGA
- the phf2 gene encoding lysine-specific demethylase phf2 isoform X1 codes for MATVPVYCICRLPYDVTQFMIECDACKDWFHGSCVGVDEDDAPDIDLYHCPNCEKTHGKSTLKRKRHWGKQDPWQSTDVRAVQNGSQVFIKELRSRTFPSAEDIVVKLSGTQLTMDYLEENGFEEPILVPKKDGLGMSMPPPTFYISDVENYVGPDVAVDVVDVTKQTDSKMKLKEFVDYYYSTNRKKVLNIINLEFSDSRMSNIVEGPQIVHNLSWVENYWPEDALLGKPKVTKYCLICVKDSYTDFHIECGGASVWYHVLKGEKIFFLIKPTSANLSLYERWRSSSIRSEMFFADQVDKCYKCCLKQGQTLFIPSGWINAILTPVDCLAFSGHFVHNLSVEMQMRANEIEKRLKVKTLTPFPNFETACWYVGRHLLERFKGLHKANRQPAPYLIHGAKIINGAFRAWTKKQALLEHEDELPENMKPSQLIKDLAREIRLSENATKAVKSELPSESPPSPHSDLEDPLSPAEVPSPSFETVKNKSNSPKPHRAPHKAPKMSKAPKSPKMLKAKEGDKKKITLLHDSPAPPKASSFEALESHAKDILNLDQLTKAKVVKKMVTISEKETLKQKMVEKFNKTRGQNKNRTEAKWKYKNSKPDSLLKMEEDCKFDRSSVLGNKAALTLARKKILGTKPMKNHIDASLVGTIQELKEDKRKPVRDEYEYVSDEGELKIDEFPIRRKRNSTKKEFAFLSQIRQPVRATNNPKTKPVVSKNQIADSSDEESLHFDTDSKPEGQCCNLNTNTSQKGGSAAGILDLLQASKQVGGIEDSTNSQPPASPSTQEAIQGMLSMANLSSSDNLQQQQWNTNQLRSNSQSKNIWQMHSSLTNKKVSRGGGGVGHGSNRKQSTNHLKKPQKNCSFEALDYDDQDHMDACFKDSDYVYPSFESEEDNPIFKSRSKKRKNNDDVPYSPTARVGPSVPRQERPAREGARVASVETGLAAAAAKLSHQEEQQKIKKKVKKKTTLFEESPRKMSGDSGSADRDLDFRGDDGLSHHELDSEALKLPGVLQPMVPGVFLSQRRPSTSAPNSNSMTKGDRGVSADAKAKRLKKGMATAKQRLGKILKIHRNGQLLL; via the exons ATGGCGACTGTACCCGTCTATTGCATCTGCAGATTACCTTACGACGTGACCCAATTTATGATTGAGTGCGATGCTTGCAAAGACTGGTTTCACGGCAG TTGCGTCGGTGTGGATGAAGATGATGCCCCAGACATTGACTTATACCATTGCCCAAACTGCGAGAAGACCCACGGCAAATCCACAT TAAAACGGAAAAGGCATTGGGGCAAACAGGACCCATGGCAAAGCACAGATGTCCGCGCTGTACAGAACGGAAGTCAAGTTTTCATCAAGGAGCTCCGTAGCAGAACATTTCCAAG TGCTGAGGATATTGTTGTTAAACTTAGTGGCACTCAGCTGACGATGGATTACCTGGAGGAGAACGGTTTTGAGGAACCCATCCTGGTTCCCAAAAAAGATGGTTTGGGCATGTCCATGCCGCCTCCCACCTTTTACATCAGCGATGTGGAAAATTACGTCG GTCCTGACGTCGCAGTTGACGTCGTCGATGTCACTAAACAGACTGATAGCAAGATGAAGCTTAAAGAATTTGTCGATTATTATTACAGCACAAACCGAAAGAAAgtattaaatataatcaatctggagTTCTCTGACTCAAG GATGAGTAATATTGTGGAGGGTCCCCAAATTGTCCACAATTTGTCTTGGGTTGAAAACTACTGGCCTGAAGATGCCCTGCTTGGAAAGCCTAAAGTCACTAAATACTGTCTGATATGCGTTAAAGACAGCTACACAGATTTCCACATCGAGTGCGGCGGCGCCTCTGTCTGGTATCACGTGCTGAAG GGAGAAaagattttctttctcatcaaGCCCACCTCTGCCAACCTTTCTCTGTACGAGCGCTGGAGGTCGTCGTCCATCCGCAGCGAAATGTTCTTTGCTGACCAAGTGGACAAGTGTTACAAATGCTGTCTGAAGCAAGGACAGACTTTGTTCATTCCATCAG GTTGGATCAATGCAATTCTGACTCCGGTGGACTGCTTGGCATTCTCTGGCCATTTTGTCCACAACCTGAGCGTGGAgatgcagatgag AGCAAATGAAATTGAGAAGAGACTAAAGGTGAAAACCCTCACACCGTTTCCCAACTTTGAAACAGCATGCTGGTACGTGGGACGTCATCTTCTTGAACGATTCAAAG GTCTACATAAAGCAAATAGGCAGCCAGCTCCGTATCTGATCCATGGTGCCAAAATCATCAATGGAGCCTTCAGAGCATGGACCAAAAAGCAG GCCCTTTTAGAACATGAAGATGAACTTCCAGAAAACATGAAACCTTCACAGCTCATTAAAGATCTTGCCAGAGAGATAAGACTCTCAGAG AATGCCACGAAAGCCGTTAAGAGCGAGTTGCCATCGGAGAGTCCTCCATCACCCCACTCGGATCTTGAAGATCCTCTTTCACCAGCTGAGGTTCCTTCGCCGAGCTTTGAGACTGTCAAAAACAAGAGCAACTCCCCGAAACCGCATAGAGCACCACACAAAGCCCCAAAGATGAGCAAGGCTCCAAAATCTCCGAAAATGCTCAAGGCCAAAGAGGGGGATAAGAAGAAAATCACACTTTTACACGACTCACCCGCTCCACCTAAAGCCTCCAGTTTTGAAGCTCTTGAGTCTCATGCCAAGGATATCTTAAACCTGGACCAGCTAACAAAAGCAAAG GTTGTGAAGAAAATGGTGACAATCTCCGAAAAGGAAACATTGAAGCAAAAAATGGTGGAAAAGTTCAACAAAACTAGAGGACAGAATAAAAACaggactgaagcaaaatggaagtACAAG AATAGTAAACCAGACTCCCTGTTAAAGATGGAAGAGGACTGCAAATTTGACAGGAGCTCAGTTTTAGGCAATAAAGCCGCTTTGACGCTGGCTCGCAAGAAAATCCTGGG CACAAAGCCAATGAAAAATCACATTGACGCGAGTCTCGTCGGGACAATACAAGAGCTCAAAGAGGACAAACGCAAGCCAGTGAGAGATGAGTACGAGTACGTCTCGGACGAGGGAGAACTGAAGATTGATGAATTCCCTATTCGACGGAAAAGGAACAGCACCAAGAAAGAATTTGCCT TTCTTTCACAAATCAGACAGCCAGTTCGAGCAACCAATAacccaaagaccaagcccgtggTGTCAAAG aatcAGATTGCTGATTCTTCCGATGAAGAAAGTCTACATTTTGACACAGACAGCAAGCCGGAGGGTCAATGTTGCAATTTAAACACAAATACAAGTCAAAAAGGTGGCAGTGCGGCAGGGATTCTTGACTTGCTGCAAGCCAGCAAACAAGTGGGTGGAATTGAAGACAGCACCAACAG TCAGCCACCTGCATCTCCCAGCACACAGGAGGCCATTCAGGGCATGCTGTCTATGGCCAACCTGTCATCATCCGACAACTTGCAGCAGCAGCAATGGAACACGAATCAGTTAAGAAGCAATAGTCAGTCAAAGAACATTTGGCAAATGCACAGTTCACTGACTAATAAGAAGGTCagtagaggaggaggaggcgttgGTCACGGCAGCAACCGCAAGCAATCCACGAACCACTTGAAGAAACCCCAGAAGAACTGCAGTTTTGAGGCTCTTGATTATGATGACCAGGACCACATGGACGCGTGCTTTAAAGACTCCGATTATG TTTATCCGTCATTTGAGTCGGAGGAGGACAATCCCATTTTCAAATCCAGATCGAAGAAACggaaaaataacgacgacgttcCGTACAGCCCCACAG CTCGCGTAGGACCCTCAGTTCCTCGGCAGGAAAGGCCTGCCAGAGAAGGAGCGCGCGTGGCCTCCGTAGAAACGGGCTTGGCCGCTGCAGCGGCAAAGCTTTCGCATCAG GAGGAACAACAAAAGATCAAGAAGAAAGTCAAAAAGAAGACTACGCTGTTCGAGGAGTCGCCTCGAAAAATGTCTGGAGATAGCGGCTCGGCGGATCGCGATCTGGACTTCCGAGGCGACGACGGCCTTTCGCATCACGAGTTGGACAGCGAAGCGCTCAAGTTACCAGGAGTGCTGCAGCCCATGGTGCCGGGGGTATTCCTCAGCCAAAGGCGGCCATCCACGTCTGCTCCCAACAGCAACTCTATGACAAAAGGGGATCGTGGAGTTTCTGCAGATGCTAAAG CCAAGCGGCTAAAGAAAGGCATGGCAACAGCAAAACAGAGACTTGGAAAGATTTTaaagatccatcgaaatggacagcTCCTCTTGTAG
- the phf2 gene encoding lysine-specific demethylase phf2 isoform X2, giving the protein MATVPVYCICRLPYDVTQFMIECDACKDWFHGSCVGVDEDDAPDIDLYHCPNCEKTHGKSTLKRKRHWGKQDPWQSTDVRAVQNGSQVFIKELRSRTFPSAEDIVVKLSGTQLTMDYLEENGFEEPILVPKKDGLGMSMPPPTFYISDVENYVGPDVAVDVVDVTKQTDSKMKLKEFVDYYYSTNRKKVLNIINLEFSDSRMSNIVEGPQIVHNLSWVENYWPEDALLGKPKVTKYCLICVKDSYTDFHIECGGASVWYHVLKGEKIFFLIKPTSANLSLYERWRSSSIRSEMFFADQVDKCYKCCLKQGQTLFIPSGWINAILTPVDCLAFSGHFVHNLSVEMQMRANEIEKRLKVKTLTPFPNFETACWYVGRHLLERFKGLHKANRQPAPYLIHGAKIINGAFRAWTKKQALLEHEDELPENMKPSQLIKDLAREIRLSENATKAVKSELPSESPPSPHSDLEDPLSPAEVPSPSFETVKNKSNSPKPHRAPHKAPKMSKAPKSPKMLKAKEGDKKKITLLHDSPAPPKASSFEALESHAKDILNLDQLTKAKVVKKMVTISEKETLKQKMVEKFNKTRGQNKNRTEAKWKYKNSKPDSLLKMEEDCKFDRSSVLGNKAALTLARKKILGTKPMKNHIDASLVGTIQELKEDKRKPVRDEYEYVSDEGELKIDEFPIRRKRNSTKKEFAFLSQIRQPVRATNNPKTKPVVSKNQIADSSDEESLHFDTDSKPEGQCCNLNTNTSQKGGSAAGILDLLQASKQVGGIEDSTNSQPPASPSTQEAIQGMLSMANLSSSDNLQQQQWNTNQLRSNSQSKNIWQMHSSLTNKKVSRGGGGVGHGSNRKQSTNHLKKPQKNCSFEALDYDDQDHMDACFKDSDYVYPSFESEEDNPIFKSRSKKRKNNDDVPYSPTGPSVPRQERPAREGARVASVETGLAAAAAKLSHQEEQQKIKKKVKKKTTLFEESPRKMSGDSGSADRDLDFRGDDGLSHHELDSEALKLPGVLQPMVPGVFLSQRRPSTSAPNSNSMTKGDRGVSADAKAKRLKKGMATAKQRLGKILKIHRNGQLLL; this is encoded by the exons ATGGCGACTGTACCCGTCTATTGCATCTGCAGATTACCTTACGACGTGACCCAATTTATGATTGAGTGCGATGCTTGCAAAGACTGGTTTCACGGCAG TTGCGTCGGTGTGGATGAAGATGATGCCCCAGACATTGACTTATACCATTGCCCAAACTGCGAGAAGACCCACGGCAAATCCACAT TAAAACGGAAAAGGCATTGGGGCAAACAGGACCCATGGCAAAGCACAGATGTCCGCGCTGTACAGAACGGAAGTCAAGTTTTCATCAAGGAGCTCCGTAGCAGAACATTTCCAAG TGCTGAGGATATTGTTGTTAAACTTAGTGGCACTCAGCTGACGATGGATTACCTGGAGGAGAACGGTTTTGAGGAACCCATCCTGGTTCCCAAAAAAGATGGTTTGGGCATGTCCATGCCGCCTCCCACCTTTTACATCAGCGATGTGGAAAATTACGTCG GTCCTGACGTCGCAGTTGACGTCGTCGATGTCACTAAACAGACTGATAGCAAGATGAAGCTTAAAGAATTTGTCGATTATTATTACAGCACAAACCGAAAGAAAgtattaaatataatcaatctggagTTCTCTGACTCAAG GATGAGTAATATTGTGGAGGGTCCCCAAATTGTCCACAATTTGTCTTGGGTTGAAAACTACTGGCCTGAAGATGCCCTGCTTGGAAAGCCTAAAGTCACTAAATACTGTCTGATATGCGTTAAAGACAGCTACACAGATTTCCACATCGAGTGCGGCGGCGCCTCTGTCTGGTATCACGTGCTGAAG GGAGAAaagattttctttctcatcaaGCCCACCTCTGCCAACCTTTCTCTGTACGAGCGCTGGAGGTCGTCGTCCATCCGCAGCGAAATGTTCTTTGCTGACCAAGTGGACAAGTGTTACAAATGCTGTCTGAAGCAAGGACAGACTTTGTTCATTCCATCAG GTTGGATCAATGCAATTCTGACTCCGGTGGACTGCTTGGCATTCTCTGGCCATTTTGTCCACAACCTGAGCGTGGAgatgcagatgag AGCAAATGAAATTGAGAAGAGACTAAAGGTGAAAACCCTCACACCGTTTCCCAACTTTGAAACAGCATGCTGGTACGTGGGACGTCATCTTCTTGAACGATTCAAAG GTCTACATAAAGCAAATAGGCAGCCAGCTCCGTATCTGATCCATGGTGCCAAAATCATCAATGGAGCCTTCAGAGCATGGACCAAAAAGCAG GCCCTTTTAGAACATGAAGATGAACTTCCAGAAAACATGAAACCTTCACAGCTCATTAAAGATCTTGCCAGAGAGATAAGACTCTCAGAG AATGCCACGAAAGCCGTTAAGAGCGAGTTGCCATCGGAGAGTCCTCCATCACCCCACTCGGATCTTGAAGATCCTCTTTCACCAGCTGAGGTTCCTTCGCCGAGCTTTGAGACTGTCAAAAACAAGAGCAACTCCCCGAAACCGCATAGAGCACCACACAAAGCCCCAAAGATGAGCAAGGCTCCAAAATCTCCGAAAATGCTCAAGGCCAAAGAGGGGGATAAGAAGAAAATCACACTTTTACACGACTCACCCGCTCCACCTAAAGCCTCCAGTTTTGAAGCTCTTGAGTCTCATGCCAAGGATATCTTAAACCTGGACCAGCTAACAAAAGCAAAG GTTGTGAAGAAAATGGTGACAATCTCCGAAAAGGAAACATTGAAGCAAAAAATGGTGGAAAAGTTCAACAAAACTAGAGGACAGAATAAAAACaggactgaagcaaaatggaagtACAAG AATAGTAAACCAGACTCCCTGTTAAAGATGGAAGAGGACTGCAAATTTGACAGGAGCTCAGTTTTAGGCAATAAAGCCGCTTTGACGCTGGCTCGCAAGAAAATCCTGGG CACAAAGCCAATGAAAAATCACATTGACGCGAGTCTCGTCGGGACAATACAAGAGCTCAAAGAGGACAAACGCAAGCCAGTGAGAGATGAGTACGAGTACGTCTCGGACGAGGGAGAACTGAAGATTGATGAATTCCCTATTCGACGGAAAAGGAACAGCACCAAGAAAGAATTTGCCT TTCTTTCACAAATCAGACAGCCAGTTCGAGCAACCAATAacccaaagaccaagcccgtggTGTCAAAG aatcAGATTGCTGATTCTTCCGATGAAGAAAGTCTACATTTTGACACAGACAGCAAGCCGGAGGGTCAATGTTGCAATTTAAACACAAATACAAGTCAAAAAGGTGGCAGTGCGGCAGGGATTCTTGACTTGCTGCAAGCCAGCAAACAAGTGGGTGGAATTGAAGACAGCACCAACAG TCAGCCACCTGCATCTCCCAGCACACAGGAGGCCATTCAGGGCATGCTGTCTATGGCCAACCTGTCATCATCCGACAACTTGCAGCAGCAGCAATGGAACACGAATCAGTTAAGAAGCAATAGTCAGTCAAAGAACATTTGGCAAATGCACAGTTCACTGACTAATAAGAAGGTCagtagaggaggaggaggcgttgGTCACGGCAGCAACCGCAAGCAATCCACGAACCACTTGAAGAAACCCCAGAAGAACTGCAGTTTTGAGGCTCTTGATTATGATGACCAGGACCACATGGACGCGTGCTTTAAAGACTCCGATTATG TTTATCCGTCATTTGAGTCGGAGGAGGACAATCCCATTTTCAAATCCAGATCGAAGAAACggaaaaataacgacgacgttcCGTACAGCCCCACAG GACCCTCAGTTCCTCGGCAGGAAAGGCCTGCCAGAGAAGGAGCGCGCGTGGCCTCCGTAGAAACGGGCTTGGCCGCTGCAGCGGCAAAGCTTTCGCATCAG GAGGAACAACAAAAGATCAAGAAGAAAGTCAAAAAGAAGACTACGCTGTTCGAGGAGTCGCCTCGAAAAATGTCTGGAGATAGCGGCTCGGCGGATCGCGATCTGGACTTCCGAGGCGACGACGGCCTTTCGCATCACGAGTTGGACAGCGAAGCGCTCAAGTTACCAGGAGTGCTGCAGCCCATGGTGCCGGGGGTATTCCTCAGCCAAAGGCGGCCATCCACGTCTGCTCCCAACAGCAACTCTATGACAAAAGGGGATCGTGGAGTTTCTGCAGATGCTAAAG CCAAGCGGCTAAAGAAAGGCATGGCAACAGCAAAACAGAGACTTGGAAAGATTTTaaagatccatcgaaatggacagcTCCTCTTGTAG
- the phf2 gene encoding lysine-specific demethylase phf2 isoform X3 → MTCPMRGEGRTDGRKDGRTAPRVRETCCVGVDEDDAPDIDLYHCPNCEKTHGKSTLKRKRHWGKQDPWQSTDVRAVQNGSQVFIKELRSRTFPSAEDIVVKLSGTQLTMDYLEENGFEEPILVPKKDGLGMSMPPPTFYISDVENYVGPDVAVDVVDVTKQTDSKMKLKEFVDYYYSTNRKKVLNIINLEFSDSRMSNIVEGPQIVHNLSWVENYWPEDALLGKPKVTKYCLICVKDSYTDFHIECGGASVWYHVLKGEKIFFLIKPTSANLSLYERWRSSSIRSEMFFADQVDKCYKCCLKQGQTLFIPSGWINAILTPVDCLAFSGHFVHNLSVEMQMRANEIEKRLKVKTLTPFPNFETACWYVGRHLLERFKGLHKANRQPAPYLIHGAKIINGAFRAWTKKQALLEHEDELPENMKPSQLIKDLAREIRLSENATKAVKSELPSESPPSPHSDLEDPLSPAEVPSPSFETVKNKSNSPKPHRAPHKAPKMSKAPKSPKMLKAKEGDKKKITLLHDSPAPPKASSFEALESHAKDILNLDQLTKAKVVKKMVTISEKETLKQKMVEKFNKTRGQNKNRTEAKWKYKNSKPDSLLKMEEDCKFDRSSVLGNKAALTLARKKILGTKPMKNHIDASLVGTIQELKEDKRKPVRDEYEYVSDEGELKIDEFPIRRKRNSTKKEFAFLSQIRQPVRATNNPKTKPVVSKNQIADSSDEESLHFDTDSKPEGQCCNLNTNTSQKGGSAAGILDLLQASKQVGGIEDSTNSQPPASPSTQEAIQGMLSMANLSSSDNLQQQQWNTNQLRSNSQSKNIWQMHSSLTNKKVSRGGGGVGHGSNRKQSTNHLKKPQKNCSFEALDYDDQDHMDACFKDSDYVYPSFESEEDNPIFKSRSKKRKNNDDVPYSPTARVGPSVPRQERPAREGARVASVETGLAAAAAKLSHQEEQQKIKKKVKKKTTLFEESPRKMSGDSGSADRDLDFRGDDGLSHHELDSEALKLPGVLQPMVPGVFLSQRRPSTSAPNSNSMTKGDRGVSADAKAKRLKKGMATAKQRLGKILKIHRNGQLLL, encoded by the exons ATGACATGCCCGATGAGAggggagggacggacggacggacggaaggacggacggacggcaccGCGAGTGCGAGAGACTTG TTGCGTCGGTGTGGATGAAGATGATGCCCCAGACATTGACTTATACCATTGCCCAAACTGCGAGAAGACCCACGGCAAATCCACAT TAAAACGGAAAAGGCATTGGGGCAAACAGGACCCATGGCAAAGCACAGATGTCCGCGCTGTACAGAACGGAAGTCAAGTTTTCATCAAGGAGCTCCGTAGCAGAACATTTCCAAG TGCTGAGGATATTGTTGTTAAACTTAGTGGCACTCAGCTGACGATGGATTACCTGGAGGAGAACGGTTTTGAGGAACCCATCCTGGTTCCCAAAAAAGATGGTTTGGGCATGTCCATGCCGCCTCCCACCTTTTACATCAGCGATGTGGAAAATTACGTCG GTCCTGACGTCGCAGTTGACGTCGTCGATGTCACTAAACAGACTGATAGCAAGATGAAGCTTAAAGAATTTGTCGATTATTATTACAGCACAAACCGAAAGAAAgtattaaatataatcaatctggagTTCTCTGACTCAAG GATGAGTAATATTGTGGAGGGTCCCCAAATTGTCCACAATTTGTCTTGGGTTGAAAACTACTGGCCTGAAGATGCCCTGCTTGGAAAGCCTAAAGTCACTAAATACTGTCTGATATGCGTTAAAGACAGCTACACAGATTTCCACATCGAGTGCGGCGGCGCCTCTGTCTGGTATCACGTGCTGAAG GGAGAAaagattttctttctcatcaaGCCCACCTCTGCCAACCTTTCTCTGTACGAGCGCTGGAGGTCGTCGTCCATCCGCAGCGAAATGTTCTTTGCTGACCAAGTGGACAAGTGTTACAAATGCTGTCTGAAGCAAGGACAGACTTTGTTCATTCCATCAG GTTGGATCAATGCAATTCTGACTCCGGTGGACTGCTTGGCATTCTCTGGCCATTTTGTCCACAACCTGAGCGTGGAgatgcagatgag AGCAAATGAAATTGAGAAGAGACTAAAGGTGAAAACCCTCACACCGTTTCCCAACTTTGAAACAGCATGCTGGTACGTGGGACGTCATCTTCTTGAACGATTCAAAG GTCTACATAAAGCAAATAGGCAGCCAGCTCCGTATCTGATCCATGGTGCCAAAATCATCAATGGAGCCTTCAGAGCATGGACCAAAAAGCAG GCCCTTTTAGAACATGAAGATGAACTTCCAGAAAACATGAAACCTTCACAGCTCATTAAAGATCTTGCCAGAGAGATAAGACTCTCAGAG AATGCCACGAAAGCCGTTAAGAGCGAGTTGCCATCGGAGAGTCCTCCATCACCCCACTCGGATCTTGAAGATCCTCTTTCACCAGCTGAGGTTCCTTCGCCGAGCTTTGAGACTGTCAAAAACAAGAGCAACTCCCCGAAACCGCATAGAGCACCACACAAAGCCCCAAAGATGAGCAAGGCTCCAAAATCTCCGAAAATGCTCAAGGCCAAAGAGGGGGATAAGAAGAAAATCACACTTTTACACGACTCACCCGCTCCACCTAAAGCCTCCAGTTTTGAAGCTCTTGAGTCTCATGCCAAGGATATCTTAAACCTGGACCAGCTAACAAAAGCAAAG GTTGTGAAGAAAATGGTGACAATCTCCGAAAAGGAAACATTGAAGCAAAAAATGGTGGAAAAGTTCAACAAAACTAGAGGACAGAATAAAAACaggactgaagcaaaatggaagtACAAG AATAGTAAACCAGACTCCCTGTTAAAGATGGAAGAGGACTGCAAATTTGACAGGAGCTCAGTTTTAGGCAATAAAGCCGCTTTGACGCTGGCTCGCAAGAAAATCCTGGG CACAAAGCCAATGAAAAATCACATTGACGCGAGTCTCGTCGGGACAATACAAGAGCTCAAAGAGGACAAACGCAAGCCAGTGAGAGATGAGTACGAGTACGTCTCGGACGAGGGAGAACTGAAGATTGATGAATTCCCTATTCGACGGAAAAGGAACAGCACCAAGAAAGAATTTGCCT TTCTTTCACAAATCAGACAGCCAGTTCGAGCAACCAATAacccaaagaccaagcccgtggTGTCAAAG aatcAGATTGCTGATTCTTCCGATGAAGAAAGTCTACATTTTGACACAGACAGCAAGCCGGAGGGTCAATGTTGCAATTTAAACACAAATACAAGTCAAAAAGGTGGCAGTGCGGCAGGGATTCTTGACTTGCTGCAAGCCAGCAAACAAGTGGGTGGAATTGAAGACAGCACCAACAG TCAGCCACCTGCATCTCCCAGCACACAGGAGGCCATTCAGGGCATGCTGTCTATGGCCAACCTGTCATCATCCGACAACTTGCAGCAGCAGCAATGGAACACGAATCAGTTAAGAAGCAATAGTCAGTCAAAGAACATTTGGCAAATGCACAGTTCACTGACTAATAAGAAGGTCagtagaggaggaggaggcgttgGTCACGGCAGCAACCGCAAGCAATCCACGAACCACTTGAAGAAACCCCAGAAGAACTGCAGTTTTGAGGCTCTTGATTATGATGACCAGGACCACATGGACGCGTGCTTTAAAGACTCCGATTATG TTTATCCGTCATTTGAGTCGGAGGAGGACAATCCCATTTTCAAATCCAGATCGAAGAAACggaaaaataacgacgacgttcCGTACAGCCCCACAG CTCGCGTAGGACCCTCAGTTCCTCGGCAGGAAAGGCCTGCCAGAGAAGGAGCGCGCGTGGCCTCCGTAGAAACGGGCTTGGCCGCTGCAGCGGCAAAGCTTTCGCATCAG GAGGAACAACAAAAGATCAAGAAGAAAGTCAAAAAGAAGACTACGCTGTTCGAGGAGTCGCCTCGAAAAATGTCTGGAGATAGCGGCTCGGCGGATCGCGATCTGGACTTCCGAGGCGACGACGGCCTTTCGCATCACGAGTTGGACAGCGAAGCGCTCAAGTTACCAGGAGTGCTGCAGCCCATGGTGCCGGGGGTATTCCTCAGCCAAAGGCGGCCATCCACGTCTGCTCCCAACAGCAACTCTATGACAAAAGGGGATCGTGGAGTTTCTGCAGATGCTAAAG CCAAGCGGCTAAAGAAAGGCATGGCAACAGCAAAACAGAGACTTGGAAAGATTTTaaagatccatcgaaatggacagcTCCTCTTGTAG